The following coding sequences lie in one Vibrio algicola genomic window:
- a CDS encoding GNAT family N-acetyltransferase: MTALASLLQLQTQLITEQHRAAVRIMLDQSDSISLIKQYCQQLDLSAANIAWFGGFNELEARLPCQNFTYKQGSQILGQDVDLLIFDCAVGFDANSFTAACGALKAGGLLLILNSEQLPSSYSHTWLLHYLQYWPEIDAIDSPLKSGALMDAQPKADQVKPLCDQNIKPNRFIEGKTQDQICAIAAIQKVVSGHRKRPLVLTAHRGRGKSACLGMAAAQLMAEQQRTIIVTAPSIKALSSVFEHAILQLEQQQVGHNSPVKVQQQTRLSLILDNGSCLQFVAPDELLLTLPECDLLLVDEAAALPLAMLKRMTQHYHRMVFSSTVHGYEGCGRGFTLKFMQWLVENRKGWKQLELQQPIRWQQDDPLELWLFDAFLLACDMTPAPTSYSDVKLKPINKSQLLAEPELLRSVFGLLVNAHYQTAPNDLFQLLDDDAMSLYLIQSQASLLGCLVINLEGGLSDDLVTAIQQGKRRPKGHLVASHLTNHLGLKDAALQTSARIMRIAVHPQLQGQGIGQQALNLLQLQLIDQVDFISTSFGATPELVRFWSEQFSLVKLGSHRDQASGCYSAIMVAPLSFEAQVWIEGAHSRFGQQFKFLLSNLFQALETEVVFAILTQQLSKQAKLDKSALITNYLAGGNSFESVSFDLTFFVWQRLCGNAAMIHTPHWSCLIAKLLQQQTWQQVSASNALSGRKETEQYIKQHISQL, translated from the coding sequence ATGACCGCCCTCGCCTCTTTGCTGCAACTTCAAACTCAATTAATTACTGAACAACATCGTGCTGCGGTGCGGATAATGTTGGATCAATCGGATTCGATCTCACTGATCAAGCAATATTGCCAGCAGTTAGATTTATCGGCTGCTAACATCGCATGGTTTGGTGGGTTCAATGAGTTAGAGGCTCGCTTACCCTGTCAGAACTTTACTTATAAACAAGGTAGCCAAATCTTAGGTCAAGATGTTGATTTATTGATTTTTGATTGTGCTGTTGGGTTTGATGCCAATAGCTTTACTGCCGCGTGCGGGGCATTAAAAGCGGGCGGATTGTTATTGATACTCAATAGTGAACAATTGCCAAGCTCTTATAGCCACACTTGGTTATTGCACTATCTCCAATATTGGCCTGAGATTGACGCGATAGATTCACCGCTTAAATCGGGCGCTTTAATGGATGCTCAACCTAAAGCAGATCAAGTAAAACCACTCTGCGATCAAAATATTAAGCCCAACCGCTTTATTGAAGGTAAAACTCAAGATCAAATCTGTGCTATTGCTGCTATTCAAAAAGTGGTATCTGGTCACCGTAAACGCCCTTTAGTATTAACAGCGCACCGAGGCCGAGGAAAGTCAGCTTGTTTAGGTATGGCCGCGGCGCAATTAATGGCTGAGCAGCAACGAACGATTATTGTCACAGCGCCTTCGATTAAAGCGTTATCCAGTGTGTTTGAACATGCGATTTTGCAATTAGAGCAGCAGCAAGTAGGCCATAACTCGCCAGTAAAAGTGCAGCAACAAACACGCTTATCGTTAATATTAGATAATGGTTCCTGTTTGCAGTTTGTCGCGCCCGATGAGCTGTTATTAACTCTACCTGAGTGCGACTTGTTATTAGTCGATGAAGCAGCTGCCCTGCCGTTAGCGATGTTAAAACGCATGACTCAGCATTATCATCGCATGGTGTTTAGCTCGACGGTACATGGCTATGAAGGCTGTGGCCGAGGGTTCACGCTGAAGTTTATGCAGTGGTTAGTGGAAAACCGCAAAGGTTGGAAGCAACTTGAACTGCAACAGCCTATCCGTTGGCAGCAAGATGATCCGTTAGAGCTGTGGTTGTTTGATGCCTTTTTGTTAGCGTGCGATATGACCCCTGCCCCAACCTCATATTCTGATGTGAAATTAAAACCGATCAATAAATCCCAATTACTGGCGGAGCCTGAATTATTACGTTCGGTTTTTGGGTTATTGGTGAATGCGCATTATCAAACCGCGCCCAATGATTTGTTTCAGTTACTCGATGATGACGCCATGAGTTTATACCTTATTCAATCTCAAGCTTCACTATTGGGTTGTCTGGTTATTAATTTAGAAGGCGGGTTAAGCGATGATTTGGTCACTGCCATTCAGCAAGGAAAACGTCGCCCTAAAGGTCATTTAGTGGCAAGTCATTTAACCAATCATCTTGGGTTAAAAGATGCTGCGCTTCAAACCAGCGCGCGAATTATGCGAATTGCTGTCCATCCTCAATTACAAGGTCAAGGGATAGGTCAACAAGCGTTGAATCTGCTGCAATTACAGTTGATTGATCAAGTGGATTTTATATCGACCAGTTTTGGCGCCACCCCCGAGCTTGTGCGATTTTGGTCGGAGCAATTTAGTTTGGTCAAATTAGGCAGTCACCGAGATCAAGCTAGCGGTTGTTATTCGGCGATAATGGTTGCGCCGCTCTCCTTTGAAGCTCAAGTTTGGATTGAAGGCGCTCATTCTCGTTTTGGTCAACAATTTAAGTTTCTACTCTCTAATCTATTTCAAGCTTTAGAAACCGAAGTGGTGTTTGCTATTTTAACCCAGCAACTATCCAAGCAAGCCAAACTGGATAAATCGGCTTTAATAACTAACTATCTTGCAGGCGGCAATAGTTTTGAATCGGTGTCTTTTGATTTGACCTTTTTTGTATGGCAGCGACTTTGTGGTAACGCGGCAATGATACATACGCCGCATTGGTCATGTTTGATCGCTAAGCTGCTGCAACAACAAACATGGCAACAAGTGAGTGCCAGTAATGCCTTATCTGGACGTAAGGAAACGGAGCAATATATCAAACAACATATCTCTCAACTCTAA
- a CDS encoding ParB/RepB/Spo0J family partition protein: MAIKTSELNAKLFGKSNKRRASTPIEAQAAAKDKAQVIELAIAGKALVSFELMSIPAAEIKDQTLVFAQNSREQSFLNEHALSDILSTLKERGQQYPAVGRRNKNGKIEVLDGSRRRMSCILAQKDFLIYVADEIETEDAKFLSDVANAHKPLSLYERGREMQHKLDSGEASDQKSLAQIFQCSEALVSGALKAAALPIEILTIYPNVSDVGRPTIVKLHKLYHSLPQKSQTLLLEKCRSQQGEIWKSSDTQGVARLTKDISSQLEAWIEELAPTPAKQTADKVDLIKGRASYCRKGSSLSLSLKKIDDETMQAILDFVQTKLD, from the coding sequence ATGGCGATCAAAACGTCTGAATTAAACGCAAAATTGTTTGGTAAAAGTAATAAACGCCGCGCTTCCACTCCGATTGAAGCTCAAGCTGCTGCCAAAGATAAAGCACAAGTGATCGAACTTGCGATTGCGGGCAAAGCGTTAGTCTCATTTGAACTTATGTCTATTCCAGCGGCAGAGATCAAAGATCAAACTTTAGTCTTTGCTCAGAATTCGCGTGAACAATCTTTCTTAAATGAGCATGCTTTATCGGATATTTTATCGACCTTAAAAGAGCGTGGTCAACAATACCCTGCTGTCGGTCGTCGTAATAAAAATGGTAAAATTGAAGTGCTTGACGGTAGTCGTCGTCGAATGTCGTGTATTTTGGCACAAAAAGACTTCTTAATTTACGTCGCGGACGAGATTGAAACCGAAGACGCTAAGTTTTTATCCGATGTAGCCAATGCTCATAAACCATTGTCATTATATGAACGTGGTCGTGAAATGCAGCATAAATTGGATAGTGGTGAAGCGAGCGATCAAAAATCGTTAGCGCAAATCTTTCAGTGCAGCGAAGCACTGGTGAGTGGCGCTTTAAAAGCGGCGGCCTTGCCAATTGAAATATTAACCATTTACCCAAATGTGAGTGATGTTGGCCGCCCAACCATTGTTAAATTGCATAAGTTGTACCATTCGCTGCCACAAAAATCTCAAACGTTATTACTTGAAAAATGTCGTTCGCAACAAGGTGAGATCTGGAAAAGCTCGGATACTCAAGGTGTCGCGCGTTTAACCAAAGACATTTCCAGTCAATTAGAAGCTTGGATAGAAGAACTGGCCCCTACCCCAGCAAAGCAGACTGCGGATAAAGTCGATTTAATCAAAGGTCGTGCAAGCTACTGCCGTAAAGGGTCAAGCTTATCCTTGTCACTTAAAAAAATTGACGATGAAACCATGCAAGCTATTCTTGATTTTGTGCAGACGAAACTCGATTAG
- a CDS encoding helix-turn-helix transcriptional regulator, whose protein sequence is MAEFDINAEPKTAQVLTLPSYMERHQHGYPQIVIGLKGRAEFEVDGEVKLIGPGQGCIVPAGYDHRFGGIGLSDILVLNFFMEMEAVDSDLNERVNALLEKDIYFQLDLPIQQLVQLLVKEIQADPDDVWLCQACQDTIIALLHRHTKPFEMLKKGNRLNIDLIDRYIQQHLASKISVANLAACVFLGESHFHLLFKSQVGCTPHQYIVQKRIELAQSLIKEGQYNLGHISQLVGFSDQSTFTNNFCRLVGVSPSHYRKNLS, encoded by the coding sequence ATGGCTGAATTTGACATCAATGCTGAACCTAAAACGGCGCAAGTGCTCACTCTGCCAAGTTATATGGAAAGACACCAGCATGGCTATCCGCAGATCGTGATTGGCTTAAAAGGGCGCGCTGAGTTTGAAGTGGATGGCGAAGTGAAGCTTATTGGCCCTGGACAAGGTTGCATTGTACCGGCGGGTTATGATCATCGTTTTGGCGGTATTGGTTTATCCGATATTTTAGTGCTGAATTTTTTTATGGAGATGGAAGCGGTTGATAGTGATTTGAATGAACGCGTGAATGCCTTATTAGAAAAAGACATTTATTTTCAACTCGATCTTCCAATCCAACAGTTAGTGCAATTATTGGTTAAAGAAATACAGGCCGATCCAGATGATGTATGGTTATGCCAAGCTTGCCAAGACACTATTATTGCTCTATTACATCGCCATACTAAACCTTTTGAAATGCTCAAAAAAGGTAACCGTTTGAATATCGACCTTATCGATCGCTATATTCAACAACATTTAGCCAGCAAAATATCGGTAGCAAATTTAGCGGCTTGCGTTTTTTTAGGTGAAAGTCATTTTCATTTGTTGTTTAAATCTCAAGTTGGCTGTACCCCGCATCAATACATTGTGCAGAAAAGAATTGAATTAGCACAAAGTTTAATTAAAGAAGGGCAATATAATCTTGGTCATATCTCTCAACTTGTTGGTTTTTCAGATCAAAGTACGTTTACCAATAATTTTTGTCGTTTAGTTGGCGTATCACCGTCTCATTACCGAAAAAACCTTTCATAA
- the fdhF gene encoding formate dehydrogenase subunit alpha gives MMKIIINGQEFDVAGEQNLLNAAEQCGVAIPSLCGSNQHGDKIACDLCVVELTDGKQQRACELAVTEGLAVITETPAIAAHRKQALQKILSDHYADCEAPCKVACPAGVDIQSYLYHISQNDHQKAIEVIKRTLPMPLSIGRVCPAFCETECRRNIVDEPVAIRQLKRHAADADLAMQESYVPFKKPAKGKKVAVVGSGPGGLTTGYYLTNEGYEVTVFDSMPKAGGWLRYGIPEYRLPKDILDKEIELMCRNGMQIELNKKLGEDFSLTSLSDDYDAVCLAVGASKAVEMNYSGSELEGCYLGVDYLKDYVMDHNLITGKKVAVIGGGNTAIDCARTAVRDGAQTILIYRRTRAEMPAEDYEILEAEHEGVQFMMLTNPVENISDSNGRVCQVKLEKMKLGDADASGRRRPEATGEFFIQEFDTVIAAVSQKPDLSFLDNEKIELPLSRWNTAEVDENTMHSNTNNAINKNIFSIGDFRRGPATAIEAVADGRVAAEAIDRFFQGTMDAIPVRQYDSKKESSVKHIDTKQFEHIQKVARQVMPELSAMQREGSFEEVETGFANEDAMREAARCLECGCQANTDCALRDNATQYGVLEDELDKSMQQKFAIDDSSEFIVFDANRCISCGQCVQACNESGVHGVLSFLKDDNGIPACRPEQRAGFGQDAQTKQTTSMGDSNCVQCGLCIQACPTGALVDARDKAESRLDILTPVDTICTYCGVGCKVTMFVDQAKNKVRYVQGADSPVNQGMLCVKGRFGFDFINNHERLTTPLIRRDGVLQPASWDEAIQLVADKFKAIKQQHGADALAGFSSAKTTNEDNYVFQKLVRREFGTNNLDHCARLCHASTVTGLEATLGSGAMTNDIPSIAHSDVIFIIGTDTTSAHPIIGSHIKQAVRKYGARLVVADPKRIEITDHAQLYVAQRPGTDVMLLNGIMQQILLNNWQDDEFVANNTEGFDALKQEVMKPDYALDKVELVTGVKAEDVAEMARLIGTAQRTAIYYSMGITQHTTGHDNVVSISNLQLLCGNIGIEGGGINPLRGQSNVQGACDMGALPTDFPGYQKVVNPEVHAKFVKAWQAPHLSDQIGLTLTEIIDAACEQRVKGLFVMGENPVLSDPNQAHVLAGLEELDFLVVQDIFLTETAEYADVVLPAYSFAEKTGHFTNTERRVQRLIPAVKAPGEAQEDWWIIQQIANAMGGDWNYQKVSDITTEITQLTPQYAHISWDNIGPEGLQWPCNEANPQGTRLMHSKGILRGKGKLIPTTFKYAAELPDDDYPLVLTTGRVLEQFHTGTMTRKTKGLDNLAGPRAMISVQDAEKLAIHNGEMLRVSSRRGEINIAAFVTKRMQQGVVFIPFHFVEAAANRLTIEATDPYARIPEFKVAAIKVEKAQVAPPAIVEFESVN, from the coding sequence ATCATGAAAATAATTATCAATGGTCAAGAATTTGATGTTGCTGGTGAGCAGAATTTATTAAATGCTGCAGAGCAATGTGGTGTCGCAATCCCTTCGCTTTGTGGCAGTAATCAGCATGGTGACAAAATCGCATGTGATTTATGTGTGGTCGAACTTACTGATGGTAAGCAACAACGCGCTTGTGAGCTGGCTGTAACAGAAGGTTTAGCGGTTATTACCGAAACCCCAGCCATTGCCGCGCACCGTAAACAAGCACTACAAAAAATCCTGTCTGACCATTATGCTGATTGTGAAGCGCCGTGTAAGGTGGCTTGTCCAGCAGGCGTCGATATCCAGTCTTATCTGTATCATATTTCACAAAACGATCATCAAAAAGCGATTGAAGTGATCAAACGTACATTGCCAATGCCATTGTCGATTGGCCGCGTGTGTCCGGCATTTTGTGAAACCGAATGCCGGCGCAATATTGTCGATGAACCTGTCGCCATTCGTCAGTTAAAACGCCATGCCGCCGATGCTGATCTGGCAATGCAAGAATCGTATGTTCCTTTTAAAAAACCAGCAAAAGGTAAAAAAGTGGCGGTTGTTGGCAGTGGTCCTGGTGGATTAACTACCGGATATTACTTAACCAATGAAGGTTATGAGGTCACCGTTTTTGATTCGATGCCAAAAGCCGGTGGCTGGTTACGTTATGGCATTCCTGAGTATCGTCTACCCAAAGATATTTTAGATAAGGAAATTGAATTGATGTGTCGTAATGGCATGCAAATTGAATTGAATAAAAAACTGGGTGAAGACTTTAGCTTAACCTCATTAAGTGATGACTATGACGCAGTGTGTTTAGCGGTTGGTGCATCCAAAGCGGTTGAAATGAATTATAGCGGTAGCGAGCTTGAGGGCTGTTACTTAGGTGTCGATTACCTCAAAGATTATGTCATGGACCATAACTTGATTACGGGCAAAAAAGTGGCCGTGATTGGGGGAGGGAATACCGCTATAGATTGTGCTCGTACCGCTGTTCGTGATGGCGCGCAAACTATATTAATCTATCGTCGTACTCGCGCTGAAATGCCAGCAGAAGATTACGAGATCTTAGAAGCGGAACATGAAGGTGTGCAATTTATGATGTTGACCAATCCGGTTGAGAACATCAGTGATAGCAACGGACGTGTATGCCAAGTTAAATTAGAAAAAATGAAACTGGGTGACGCGGATGCCTCGGGGCGTCGACGTCCTGAAGCGACTGGCGAATTCTTTATTCAAGAGTTTGATACTGTGATCGCCGCCGTTTCGCAAAAGCCTGATCTCAGCTTTTTAGATAACGAAAAAATAGAATTACCTTTATCTCGTTGGAATACCGCCGAGGTAGATGAAAACACCATGCATTCCAATACCAACAATGCGATTAATAAGAATATCTTCAGTATTGGCGATTTCCGTCGAGGTCCTGCGACCGCAATAGAAGCGGTCGCCGATGGTCGTGTTGCCGCTGAAGCGATCGACCGATTCTTCCAAGGTACGATGGATGCGATCCCTGTACGTCAATACGACTCAAAGAAAGAATCGTCAGTTAAACACATCGATACTAAGCAATTTGAACACATTCAAAAAGTTGCCAGACAAGTAATGCCAGAATTATCGGCTATGCAACGCGAGGGCAGTTTTGAGGAAGTCGAAACCGGCTTTGCCAATGAAGATGCCATGCGTGAAGCGGCGCGTTGTTTAGAGTGTGGTTGCCAAGCCAATACCGATTGTGCGCTGCGTGACAACGCTACTCAATATGGTGTGCTAGAAGATGAATTAGATAAATCGATGCAGCAAAAGTTTGCCATTGATGACAGCTCTGAATTTATCGTCTTTGATGCTAACCGTTGTATTAGTTGTGGTCAGTGTGTGCAAGCTTGTAATGAAAGTGGTGTGCACGGCGTTTTGAGCTTCTTAAAGGACGATAACGGCATACCAGCTTGTCGACCTGAGCAACGTGCTGGTTTTGGGCAAGATGCTCAAACCAAACAAACTACCTCAATGGGCGATTCAAACTGTGTCCAATGTGGCTTATGTATTCAAGCTTGCCCAACGGGCGCATTAGTGGATGCGCGCGATAAAGCCGAAAGCCGTCTTGATATCTTAACCCCAGTCGATACCATTTGTACTTACTGTGGGGTAGGGTGCAAAGTCACCATGTTTGTCGACCAAGCGAAAAATAAGGTGCGCTATGTGCAAGGTGCCGATTCGCCAGTCAACCAAGGTATGTTATGCGTAAAAGGGCGCTTTGGTTTTGATTTTATTAATAACCATGAACGTTTGACTACGCCATTAATTCGCCGTGATGGGGTGCTGCAACCGGCCTCTTGGGATGAAGCAATTCAACTGGTTGCCGATAAATTTAAAGCGATTAAACAACAACATGGCGCGGATGCCTTAGCCGGCTTCTCTTCTGCCAAAACCACCAATGAAGACAACTACGTATTCCAAAAGTTAGTTCGTCGCGAATTTGGTACCAATAATCTCGATCATTGTGCGCGCCTGTGTCATGCCTCTACGGTAACAGGATTAGAAGCAACACTAGGCAGTGGGGCAATGACCAATGATATTCCAAGTATTGCGCATTCGGATGTAATTTTTATTATCGGAACTGACACCACCTCGGCGCATCCTATTATTGGCTCGCATATTAAACAAGCGGTACGCAAATATGGTGCTCGCTTAGTGGTCGCCGATCCTAAACGTATCGAAATTACCGATCATGCACAATTGTATGTGGCGCAGCGTCCGGGAACCGATGTTATGCTATTAAATGGCATTATGCAGCAAATCTTGCTTAATAATTGGCAAGATGACGAGTTTGTCGCCAATAATACCGAAGGCTTTGATGCACTGAAACAAGAGGTGATGAAGCCAGACTACGCGCTTGATAAGGTTGAACTTGTTACCGGTGTTAAAGCCGAAGACGTGGCTGAAATGGCGCGTTTAATTGGTACCGCGCAACGCACCGCGATTTATTATTCAATGGGGATCACCCAGCACACCACAGGTCACGATAACGTTGTGTCTATCTCTAACTTACAATTATTGTGTGGCAATATTGGGATTGAAGGTGGTGGCATTAATCCATTGCGTGGCCAATCCAATGTTCAAGGTGCTTGTGATATGGGCGCATTGCCAACCGATTTCCCAGGTTATCAAAAAGTGGTAAACCCTGAGGTTCATGCTAAGTTTGTTAAGGCATGGCAAGCGCCGCATTTATCCGATCAAATTGGTTTAACCCTAACGGAAATTATCGATGCAGCGTGTGAGCAACGGGTGAAAGGTTTATTTGTGATGGGCGAAAACCCAGTATTAAGCGATCCAAACCAAGCGCACGTGTTAGCAGGGCTAGAAGAATTAGACTTCTTAGTGGTACAAGATATTTTCTTAACCGAAACCGCTGAATATGCCGATGTAGTACTACCTGCTTACTCATTTGCGGAAAAAACGGGTCATTTCACTAATACCGAGCGCCGAGTACAACGTTTGATCCCTGCTGTGAAAGCCCCAGGTGAAGCGCAAGAAGATTGGTGGATCATCCAACAAATTGCCAATGCGATGGGAGGAGATTGGAACTATCAGAAAGTCAGTGATATCACCACAGAGATCACCCAACTGACGCCACAATATGCGCATATTAGTTGGGATAATATTGGCCCTGAAGGGTTGCAATGGCCATGTAATGAGGCGAATCCGCAAGGTACTCGTTTAATGCACAGCAAAGGCATTTTACGTGGTAAAGGTAAATTAATTCCAACCACGTTTAAATATGCGGCCGAATTACCCGATGATGATTACCCATTAGTGCTGACCACCGGACGTGTGCTTGAGCAATTTCATACCGGTACTATGACGCGCAAAACCAAAGGCTTAGATAACCTTGCCGGCCCTCGCGCCATGATCAGTGTGCAAGATGCGGAAAAACTGGCTATTCACAATGGCGAAATGCTACGAGTATCGAGTCGTCGTGGTGAAATTAATATTGCGGCATTCGTCACCAAGCGTATGCAACAAGGGGTAGTATTTATCCCATTCCATTTTGTTGAAGCAGCAGCGAACCGCTTAACCATTGAGGCAACTGATCCGTATGCGCGTATTCCTGAATTTAAGGTTGCCGCAATTAAGGTCGAGAAAGCTCAGGTTGCGCCACCAGCAATAGTGGAATTTGAAAGCGTAAATTAG
- the pdxH gene encoding pyridoxamine 5'-phosphate oxidase, translating into MKLSDMRREYALSALKREDLEQNPVDQFNLWLQQAIDFGLNDPSAMTVATVDEHGQPFQRIVLLKNVDNQGFVFYTNLGSRKALHLQHNNKISLHFPWHAMERQVHITGTVEKLTAMENMKYFTSRPKESQLAAWASKQSSRISARGVLEGKYLELKEKFAEGKIPVPSFWGGYRIKVDSMEFWQGGERRLHDRFIYVKPQLDQSNWDISRLAP; encoded by the coding sequence ATGAAACTTTCTGATATGCGTCGTGAGTACGCGTTAAGTGCCTTAAAACGTGAAGATTTAGAGCAAAATCCTGTAGATCAATTTAATCTGTGGCTGCAACAAGCGATTGATTTTGGGTTAAATGATCCGAGCGCAATGACAGTGGCAACCGTCGATGAACATGGACAGCCATTTCAACGAATTGTGCTGCTTAAAAATGTCGATAACCAAGGATTTGTTTTTTATACCAACCTTGGCAGTCGCAAGGCTTTACACTTACAACACAATAATAAGATCAGCTTACATTTCCCATGGCATGCAATGGAGCGTCAGGTTCATATTACCGGCACGGTTGAAAAACTCACCGCGATGGAAAATATGAAATACTTCACTTCTCGTCCTAAAGAAAGTCAGCTTGCCGCTTGGGCGAGTAAGCAAAGTAGCCGTATCTCTGCGCGAGGCGTGTTAGAAGGTAAGTATTTAGAGCTAAAAGAAAAATTCGCCGAAGGCAAGATCCCTGTCCCTAGTTTTTGGGGTGGTTATCGAATTAAAGTCGATAGCATGGAGTTTTGGCAAGGTGGTGAACGCCGTCTGCATGATCGCTTTATTTATGTGAAACCTCAGCTCGATCAATCCAACTGGGATATATCTCGCTTAGCACCGTAA
- a CDS encoding AAA family ATPase, with the protein MKREQTIKNLERLAELTKQVQADRIQLVLEERKEEHFPPMSKALMETRSGLTRRKLDEAIGKMEAGGHQFTKNNANHYSITLSEAHQLMDAAGAPMFHQLKKNTSNKPWVVNVQNQKGGTGKSMSAVHIAACLALNLEKRYRICLIDLDPQGSLRLFLNPQISGEEREDIYSAVDVMLDNLPDDKQIDAEFMRKNVLMPTQYPNLKTISAFPEDAMFNAEAWQDLSQNQSLDIVKLLKEKLIDKIADDFDIIMMDTGPHVDPLVWNAMYASNALLIPCAAKRLDWASTVNFFQHLPTVYEMFPEDWQGLEFIRLMPTMFEDDNKKQVSVLTEMNYLLAEQVMMATIPRSRAFETCADTYSTVFDLTASDFEGGKKTLAVAQDAVQKSALELERVMHSHWASLNRGDE; encoded by the coding sequence ATGAAAAGAGAACAGACAATAAAAAATCTGGAGCGTTTAGCTGAACTGACCAAACAAGTTCAAGCCGATCGTATCCAATTGGTTTTAGAAGAACGCAAGGAAGAACATTTTCCACCGATGTCGAAAGCATTAATGGAAACTCGTTCTGGTCTAACTCGTCGAAAATTGGATGAAGCAATTGGCAAAATGGAAGCCGGTGGTCATCAGTTTACCAAAAATAACGCCAATCATTATTCGATCACATTGAGTGAAGCTCATCAATTAATGGATGCGGCTGGTGCGCCAATGTTCCATCAATTGAAAAAAAACACTTCCAATAAACCATGGGTAGTGAACGTACAAAACCAAAAAGGCGGTACCGGAAAATCCATGTCGGCGGTGCATATTGCGGCATGTTTAGCGCTTAATTTAGAAAAGCGCTATCGAATTTGTTTGATTGATTTAGATCCACAAGGCTCTTTACGTTTATTTTTGAATCCACAAATTAGTGGCGAAGAACGTGAAGATATTTATTCTGCTGTTGATGTGATGCTGGATAATCTGCCTGATGATAAACAAATTGATGCTGAATTTATGCGTAAAAACGTATTAATGCCGACTCAATACCCAAATTTGAAAACCATTTCAGCTTTCCCTGAAGATGCGATGTTTAATGCTGAGGCATGGCAAGATCTTTCTCAGAATCAATCTCTTGATATCGTAAAGCTATTAAAAGAAAAGCTGATTGATAAAATTGCCGATGATTTCGATATCATTATGATGGACACCGGTCCTCATGTTGATCCACTGGTTTGGAATGCAATGTACGCCTCAAATGCACTATTGATCCCTTGTGCGGCTAAGCGATTAGACTGGGCTTCAACGGTGAATTTCTTCCAGCATTTGCCTACAGTGTATGAAATGTTCCCTGAAGATTGGCAAGGTTTAGAATTTATTCGTTTAATGCCGACTATGTTTGAAGATGATAACAAGAAACAAGTCTCGGTTTTAACTGAAATGAATTACTTATTAGCTGAGCAAGTGATGATGGCGACGATCCCAAGAAGTCGCGCATTTGAAACCTGCGCCGATACTTACAGCACCGTATTTGATTTAACCGCCAGTGATTTTGAAGGTGGTAAAAAAACCTTAGCTGTAGCGCAAGATGCAGTACAAAAAAGTGCACTAGAACTTGAACGAGTGATGCATAGTCACTGGGCATCATTAAACCGAGGGGATGAATAA